GCTGCATTAGGAAAACATAATCATCAGAGCGCATCATCATGGCTGCTCCTCCCTggttattaataataaagagAGAAACTGGATCCCTGGCGCgatgtttaatttattattatgtaaGCTAATTGAAGGCTGATTGTATGGTAATTGCTCATTAGTCCTGTATATTTATCGCTGTACCTTATGTCAAGGCCAAGGGAGCTGTGTGGGCTCGATTCTCTCGTTTCAAGGATCAATTTCAGAGGCAATTTGTGCAACAGGACAGATCGGGTTAGTCGTGCAGGTCAGATCCCGGCCTACAGGTGCCACCACCTCTcaggctttttatttatttcagcctGCACGCTTGGAATCAAACCAGCGGCGTACAGCCAGCGGACAACGTGTTGACAATCTACCCAAAGCCATCctttcacaaaacacttctcCCGATCAATTATTGACTTTCAGCGCTAATGCGAGGCCTGTCCCCCCCCTCTGCCACCATTCACATTAGTGGTGTCAGCCGACGTAATTATGGCTACTAATTGCAGATTAGAGGTTTTGGGTCAGTGGGGTCACTTGATAGGAGCGACTACTCTTTTCAGTGACGGATAATCATTTCACGTTGCAGGCTAAATGTTTAATGCAGCGGGGGATCCGGtccaaacattttccaaaaaaaaaaagccggGCTTGGGCGGTGAGGAATCGGGGTTGTTCGGCAGCTGTGCGGTGTTTTATGGAGAGTTTGGCCCCTGAGCGGGACGCAGGCAGCTTAAGTTTAGATAAGCGGGTCAGCAAAGGTCCTGCACAGCCGTGTGGCCCTTTACGCACAGTGTTGGAGAGAGTGTGGAAGAAgaaggatgtggtgtgtgtgcgtgtgggtgagtgtgagccccccccccctccctacacacacacacacacgctgtttGAATTCTGTCCAAACCAATTAAATTCATGGGACCTTAGTCTCAAATTGCGCTTGATCGTCCTTTAATAGGATCTGAGCAGAAGAATTTTTAAGACgcaaaaaaaattgcaaatgtGTGGTTTACAAACCTACATGCGCAATGCAATTATTTAccctataattaaaaaaatatcgAGCTAATTTTCCCTGAAACCTGCTGCACAAAAatgctaaatataaatataaaattaccaTTAATGCAAATGCTATCCTTTTCGATCGGTGCCTTTACAATTAGACGTACTGCAACTTAATTAATATGATGAGAACAAAGACATTTGGAGAATAGACTGGGCTTTTATTCTCGTAAATAATAGTAtaccatttgttttattttaacctaATAAATTCtctttttaagctttttaaaatgttccctcataaacaattattttaaagaaatatttccGGGATAAATCCAATCACCCGGTGTCTGTCCCTAATGAGCAGccatgtctcctgtgtgtccatACAGGCGCGCACAGAGGGTGAGGTTGGGGGGGAGACAGCGGGGAGAATGCGCCAAATTTGTTTGCGGCGGATCAAGGCTCACCGCCTCCACTGCACTTTCTTTATCTTAATTCCAActtgaaaatatataattatctaGTTTGAACAGGACTGCTATCAAATCCTTCTTTATAGGCAGGGAAGGGAAAAGCTCGAGTGGATTGTGGAGCTCTGAGCCGCTCCGTGTTGCCCGAGATAGGAGTAATGAAGTTGTGGAGTCCGGAGATACAAAGGGCATTAACCTCATTAGCATGAAACCTTTTCTTCTAACTATTGTGGGACCCTTTCAGTCCTCTAATCCCCCCTATTTCAAAGCTGGGTTTGTAATAaagcttttagtttttttttttttttttcaaagctaaTGGTATTCTCTAAAGATTTTTATTGCTGTTATAATCTATGGGCCGATTAAGAATTCCCCCCTCAACCCAAACCACATaaacagcagtttgtttttttatgctttatgaaacaataaaacaaaaacatgcaccTTGCACCAGAAAACCCTCAAGTTGGGCTTGTTgggggaaaaaggaaaatcataatccagttttgttttaaaactgagCTGTGCattgttttgcttgttttaGTGTAAATAGGGAATCGTTTCCTTGCTGTAAATAgcgtctctctctttttcgtTTAGCCTACAGGCTTCCATAAAGAAGTCCTGTATAATGTCCCCGTTcagtccagagcagcagcagcatggtgGAGCCTACAAGACAAGATTTGAAACAAAGATCCCATTTTGCGGGCACACTGCAACCTTCCCTTATCGCGTCGTGAGGGGTAGTCAGATTGTGCTAAATTATGTCCAACCAAGCCCCCTTGGATCCGTGGATTAAGAGATTAAAGTGGACCACTGggcaatgcccccccccccccccccccccccacacccctcaTATTACTCGCATGATAATTGCCCAAACTGATTTGCACCTTCACAAAAGCTTGTGCAGAGTCTTTGTAGCTGCAGCGAAGCCCAGGCTTCAGCAGCGCCTCTCAAATAAAAACGCCTAACCTGGTGCCTTCCACAAACTGAGAGGCAGTGGACAGCAGATTACAGGCTGTAGCATTTTCCTTctatgtctttaaaaaaaaaaatccaactcCACAGACCTCACAGAGCAGCCCAACGTTATTCTCCTCCAGAATAAGAATAAAGATCATTGCCATATTTTGTCAGAGGCCTCCGCTCTGCTGCGCTACACAATCAAAAGCCTTTATATTTTACTGCGCGACACATAttgataaaactttattgacaaAATATTGACAATTACATACTTCTTGGAAGTATACTTTGTGTTAAAATTGTAGcaaacttaacacaaacacaaaaattatTTACATTCTGTAAAAGAGGGTTCAACAGAAACATTAACTTTTAGCATTTCTGTACATGGAATACGctcagtgcttttttttttttaattctcctCAATTCTTGCATTTAGTCCTTCTTGGCAACTTTCACTGGAGGGTCAAGTCCTGACAGAAAGGCTGCGTGCGTGGGGCCATGCACTGCAGCCACACATTGGTAAAGCTTTATGTTAAAGGAATGTCCTGATACCTTCCCTTTAAGTAGCCTATACTTTTGTCTGTGGTCTGATTCacttcttttttatatataaatcgAAATTCACTttctgctctcttttctttaaaggaaaaaaaaacactataacGCAGCACCGCTACTTCATATGTTTTCACAATCACTTTTACACGAGAATCATTAATTAAAGACTGCACACTTTGTAAAAACGAAGAAGCACGACATCTCTCAGTTTGAAAATAGAGTTAAAACAaaatttatcttttttttatcttcttctcGGTTTGGAAAAAActttgtcaaattaaaacagcTAGCAGGAAAAAACTATACCATGCAATTCAAGTTTTACAAAAGCAGTTTGGTGTTTTGGTATCTTGAGtggaaccttttttttttttttcttgtaattaaaaaaaaacaacttctgaAGTGCAAACGTCCAAAATGAattggagaaaaagaaagaattgGAGGTGGTGGATGATGTGGGGTTGTAGTGGTGGTGGTTGGTGTGTGGAAGGGTGCAGGTGGGTGGACTGAGACACCGTCAGTCACGTTTCCCCGGCTCAAGTGGATTGACGGACCCACACGGTGACAGCAGTGCCACCAGCCGGGTTTCTCTCACCCTCAGCTGCCGATCCCCGGAGATCTGAAATGTGACATTGGCTTATTACCCTCTCATTGTCTCTACACGACATCCTTTAtccatgtcctcctccttcacgcGAACGACCATATTGTCTgtcttgagttttttttaatcgtCCGAAGTGACATCAATTTCCTCTGGGCTCCCCTGTTTCGTCGCCATTCTCCACCGGTTTATGTGATGCGaacctttcttcttctgctgagaCTCCGAGCCTTCCTCCTCCAACTTCTGTCGCTTGAACTTCGTCCTCCGGTTCTGAAACCACACTTttacctgaggaggagaaaaggagaaaggagaagaaaaggaagggGAAAAAACAGGGATCAGTTTCATGAGATAAACCGCGATTGGCCAGTGCGTAAAAACCACGCGTAAAAGGGACGCATTGTTTGGATACCTGGCCAAATACAGGCAGACAGTGGGAGCGAAATTGTAAACTGTGCTGGACAGTTATAAAAACAACCatcacaataaacacatttactatatataaactaaatgtatatatttctcATTGTAGCATAAATCCACgcatttaaataatcaaattataattgttatcctaatatataatataaatatatggcACAGAGTGTTAAGTCGGGCTATAACGAAACCTTCaattctgttttaaaataaattggtATATGTTATCACCACAATATTcacttcaaagtaaaaagtaaaaagtaaaaagggTAAAGGTAAAAAGCTGGATTAAactaaaactattttatttataggTGCACAAAACATGATTCTGGAAAAACGTTTACACTTCACCTAAAGTAGgtcatgatgtttttttacacaataataataataataataggttAACTATTATGGCAGCCTGCAGACTGAATGTAGGATAAATAAGGGAATCCCACCTATGTCATTAATTTAACATATATTTCCACACACTCCTCTAAACCGACTCAGCTCTGATAATGAAAGGTACCGGTGGGGATTAACATCATCTAAATCGATAAATTGTCTGCTCCGGCTTTGTCACTCGGCGGCCTCTCTTTTAGCTCCTAAATGGCAGCCGAGGTGCGTTTAATAAGCCTTCAGTGGACTAATTGAAGTAGGTGATGGTTCAGTTctcccttcagctcctccaaACAGGCCGCGCCGTCCGAGGGAGACGCGGCGGACAAAAGGCGACCGGCTGATGGGCTCAAACGGCATCTTAAATATGGCAGGGGGAAATCACTGAACCCGCCTCTGCTCTTTGTATCGCCTATCCCATAAAATGGTTAACTGGTTAATTTGCCCTCCATTTTGAAAGGCAACATTCTCCCCCCAAAACAAAGTAATTCAACCCCTCCTGAAATGAGGTTAGGCCTATACAATGACGGTGGATTGGATCCAACAGAAAGCCTCTGTCTTCCATTGACAACATGCGTGTATAAAGGAACAATTAGCTGgctgattatttaaaaatggtTGTGTTTTAAGAGATACTGCGCCTCTTTATTTCTATGCGTCAATGTATGGTGCTTTTTTTCTAAAGGCACACGACGCACGGTGCCACGTTcagaaagaagtaaaaaaaaacactaaaacaacacattcactCATAATgtgagaaatataattttatggTGACAATAAAAATGGCTATAAAATGCAAGTGGGCCTGTTTAGTTCAAACATTACACAACACGGACAGCAGCATCGAAATAACAatcaaacaataacattttgCTCGCAGGAGAGATTCAAAAACAATGTGAAGTTAAAAGAGGGAAAGCAAAGCAGGTGTTTCTTACCTGAGTTTCTGTGAGGCTAAGGCTGTGGGCGAgctgttttctttctgctcccACCACGTAATGGTTTTTCTCAAACGCGTGTTCGAGCCGCAGGAGTTGCGAGGGTGAAAACGCTGTCCGGATTCTTTTGGGCTTTCTGGCCAGCGCGTTGTGCAAAAGGAAGCTCTCTGGACTCGTTTCATTACCTGCAGACGAGCAACAAAACCAGCGTATGTCATCATCTGCCTTTTCCCCTCATTATTCATATATCttttacaaaatataaacatcacAGAACAAGCAGCGGGCCTGTGCGCACGACTGTGGAACAATAGTGCACCGAGGGCAATACTGCAAATATGTCATAATCGTAATGTCTGAGAAGAAGCTCGATATCCGTCAATAAAagcagatcatttattttaaaaaaacgtGTATTTCAATAATTGTTTATTAGACTGTGTTCATGCGTGTGTTCATTTGTGAGGCCACCGCATATAAAGgacagagggaaacaaaacacagcgGAGGTATAATCCTGGGCCTAATTAAATTAGCTCCAAAATAGCCTTTGTAAACAAAATCGCAGGTAAAATGCAAACAGCATGAAAAGCTTTCAATAAGCAGGAGCCAAAAAACACGTCAGAAATTAATTTAGAATAATTTCCTGCAAATATGACATGTTAGCATTAATTTGtccagaaaaatatataaataataacaatggaAATACCTTCAAATGAGTAACAAATATTAATCGAATTGTCTCCCACCAAGCAGGGCAAGTtcgttttttcttatttaattaaaaatgaccGCAAATTTGACACATGTCAGCTCTAGAAAAATTTGCAGCAGGCTCCTCCTCAATTACCAGCCACATTGTTTGATAATTTTCTCTTTGAAAATAACAATGTATTTCTACAGTTAGtgttaaataaatagatattttaaaaactaaacCGGCAGCAGTAAAATACTTTCTGTTGGTTTTACGCATGAATATAAATCATATGCTATATATAACCTGCAGACTAACAGTGTACAAACATGTCAGAATCGCCAgtgctctttttttaaacacagagcaGACACTTCCAGCAGCAGACAGCTGCAGAATAAACCAAGGCAACAATTATTTCCTAAAGCCACAATATTCTGCTTTCTATTATAATTGATGAAATGATCACAGGACCACTTTAAGATAACACATCTTTAAAGAAGTGTCTGTTTGGGCCTGAGGATTGGATCTGATTCGCTTTAAAACTGGTCAGCTACACATCCACACGTTTTTAATGCCACTCTGCTCTGTGTGGCcactgatggagagagaggaaaataatgTGCCCGCTCTCTCCAACCGCTCGGCGTGTGTCGTGCGTAAAAGTGAACCCCAAACCCGAAGCATGCTCTTTGCTCACTTACCTTGAAATCTGTGACCCAAGTACCTATATCTGTGTAATAACCACGGGTAGAAAGTTGAAGGGTCCCTTTGCTGGCTGGCAAAAAGAGGGTGCGGACTGTGTGACGAGGAAAGCGGATGACCGGCCAAAGCGTGCGGCGGGGCCACCTGGTGCACCGGGACGCCGGAGTTTTGCTGATGAGAGACCGCCTCGGCGAACACCAAGTCTTGGTTAGAGTAGACGCCCCGGCCACCGGAGTGAAAGCCGTTCAGAAAGGGGTTCATCTGTCCGGAGTTTGCATAGCTGAGAGCCGCTGGCCTGATGGGCTCCTCGGAGCGGGACGCCGGTACAGGATTATCCTTCGCCACTAAAGACTCTATAGTGAAACACCTCTTGGGTGTAGGTTGAAACATGGTCTGATAGTCCAGGTTCCCCAGTTTAAGTGGAAGTCGGCGCGGCGCTCTCGCTTAAAAAATACTCCACACCCAAGAAAAGGGGAAAGTTTTCTGCGCAGTACAAAAATAAGTTGGAGAGGGAAAAGGCTGCAGCGCCGAGGAagccagaaaataaaaagtgctCGGCTTACTCCCAGACTAATCCATGGATGTGATCGTTTTCCTCGCCGGGTTCGTGCAGGCAGATTTGTTAGTTCATGAGCCTAATTAGCGCTGCAGTCCCATAAACAGCTTCCTCTGAAGGCTGTAATGGCATGGTGATTGgtcgccgccgctgctgctcgCCTTaaggtggagagagggggaagacgCTTAAAAAGTGCGTCAATGGGGAAGCAGGGGCGCGGAGAGGCGGACTCGAAGCGCGCAAAACGGAACGGATTCGTCCAGAGAGGAGCCCCCCtgcacacacgcgcgcgcgcacacacatgctcacccGCGCGCACATATCTCCAGGACATTTAACACACTCAAGTGAGCCAGTGAGACAAGCTGAAGGTAGCCTGTTTATTTGTGAGGCCTGTGACGGGTTCAAACTTATTCTTTTTTAGCGTGGTagtgattatttttaaattacgCACAACAATGTGGCGCAAACATCACATCAGCACTAGTTTATTTCCCAGGTTTATATCACCAGGTTGCCCATCACAAGGCCCTCACGTACTCCCCAGTTGTCGCCCTGCATCTGGATTTGTCCTCTGGATCTCCTGAGGAGAGTTCGCTTCCACCAGTCTCCAGGTTCTTGCAGGATGAGGTTCACATTGAGCCAATGTCGGACTGGATGTCTTGGAGACACCGGAGACACAGACAAGCGTGAGCGAGATTTAGAGCTTGTTGTCAGCTGATGTTTAGAGGGCTGACTGTGCGTGAAGACTGACAGAGGGGTTCAGGATCTACTAAACACCTTCCCACCGATGAGTCGCTCCGTGTCACAGTTATTCATGGCTAAATGCACCTGTGTTTAGTGGAGCTGTCACCTCtctgtgctcgtgtgtgtggcTCAGGGAGTGGAGAGCAGCAGAACAGAGCTGCAGCCATGGCCGCGCACCGAGGGCCTGTAAACATCAGCACTGCACACTAACCGCACGCCGAGCTGAACCATCAAGAGGCGGCTTACAAATCAATCGAGCTGTCCACCTATATGTTACCTTCAATTACTATTAATACTCCAGTTTTTTATtaactgttttttgttttgacgGAATATTTTTATATGTGGGAATTGTGACTACATGGCGCAGGGAACtacattttatcatttaaaggAACACAAAATAGACAATATGTGcatattaatacaaaaatatatatatatataactgtaggattattattattattattattattattattattattatgattaggatgattattattaatattacataGTTGCTACTGTCGTTTACGTGTAATGCAGGATGTATATTTGTCAATGCGCGCTCCACTAGGCTTAATTTCTGCGGGTAGTTTAAGGCTCTAGATTGAATTGTTTGGGCTCtagtaaataaaatacaaaccaaACAGTGAAGCAGTCCGGAGCATCACCAGCGGTACTACACGCAACACTACCgatctgacatttaaaaaagttatcAACACTGAGAGGAATCACTGGgagttttattttaacttgCTTAATATGTTAAGTAAAATAGAGCTAATATTGTGTGATATTGTCTAATTACAATATCTCCGTGTCTTACCCTGATCCAcagttatatttgtattatactTTTTAGTACTTCGTGTCTATATGTAGGGCCACAGAAGATGAATTTAAACCATACACGTTTTTCAAGGGGAAATAATTTTGTCTGCGTgatataaccctaacccttattaCCCAGCAGTATGACACTGGTTTGTAGACGGTACATGACTCCTGGCTGCGT
The Platichthys flesus chromosome 12, fPlaFle2.1, whole genome shotgun sequence DNA segment above includes these coding regions:
- the emx2 gene encoding homeobox protein EMX2 isoform X1, producing MFQPTPKRCFTIESLVAKDNPVPASRSEEPIRPAALSYANSGQMNPFLNGFHSGGRGVYSNQDLVFAEAVSHQQNSGVPVHQVAPPHALAGHPLSSSHSPHPLFASQQRDPSTFYPWLLHRYRYLGHRFQGNETSPESFLLHNALARKPKRIRTAFSPSQLLRLEHAFEKNHYVVGAERKQLAHSLSLTETQVKVWFQNRRTKFKRQKLEEEGSESQQKKKDLRGSAAEGERNPAGGTAVTVWVRQST
- the emx2 gene encoding homeobox protein EMX2 isoform X2 — encoded protein: MFQPTPKRCFTIESLVAKDNPVPASRSEEPIRPAALSYANSGQMNPFLNGFHSGGRGVYSNQDLVFAEAVSHQQNSGVPVHQVAPPHALAGHPLSSSHSPHPLFASQQRDPSTFYPWLLHRYRYLGHRFQGNETSPESFLLHNALARKPKRIRTAFSPSQLLRLEHAFEKNHYVVGAERKQLAHSLSLTETQVKVWFQNRRTKFKRQKLEEEGSESQQKKKGSHHINRWRMATKQGSPEEIDVTSDD